A single Pseudomonas brassicacearum DNA region contains:
- a CDS encoding VOC family protein: protein MQTLQTSTPARLCYLHLASKDAQRQIDFYRRMLDMDSQAQADGSWMLSGPQRAMLVSPADHSGLLAAAFDLGSQPRLQALRVRLLGNGCVIEEVDSPLLEAGALLIRDPQGRQTIFGVAHPALQASGLGMPGRLQHVVFQTTELEAMIDFYVNTVGFTVSDNVVDEQTGQLMTCFLRSDDEHHTLAFFRGSKNEWDHHCYETNEWNDIRDWGDRFAKERIPIFFGPGRHGPGNNLFFMVVDADRNRLEFSAELEVTDASRQPGVWAQEEYTLNSWGRAWIRS from the coding sequence ACTTCCACACCTGCACGCCTGTGCTACCTGCACCTGGCGAGCAAGGACGCGCAACGGCAAATCGATTTCTATCGGCGGATGCTGGATATGGACAGCCAGGCGCAAGCCGATGGCAGCTGGATGCTCAGCGGCCCGCAACGCGCCATGCTCGTGTCCCCCGCCGACCACAGCGGCCTGCTCGCGGCGGCGTTCGACCTGGGCAGTCAGCCTCGACTGCAGGCGCTGCGGGTTCGCCTGCTGGGCAACGGTTGCGTCATCGAAGAGGTCGACTCGCCGCTGCTCGAAGCGGGGGCTTTGCTGATTCGTGATCCCCAGGGCCGGCAAACGATATTTGGCGTCGCTCACCCCGCTCTCCAGGCCTCTGGCCTAGGCATGCCCGGGCGCTTGCAGCACGTGGTGTTCCAGACCACGGAGCTGGAAGCGATGATCGATTTCTACGTCAACACGGTGGGCTTCACTGTTTCGGACAATGTCGTGGATGAGCAGACCGGCCAACTCATGACGTGCTTCCTGCGCTCGGACGACGAACACCACACCTTGGCGTTTTTCCGCGGTTCGAAAAACGAGTGGGACCACCACTGTTACGAAACCAACGAATGGAATGACATCCGCGACTGGGGTGATCGCTTCGCCAAGGAACGCATCCCCATTTTCTTCGGGCCCGGCCGACATGGGCCGGGCAACAACCTGTTCTTCATGGTGGTCGATGCCGATCGCAACCGCCTGGAGTTCTCGGCGGAGCTGGAAGTCACTGATGCCAGCCGCCAGCCCGGTGTCTGGGCACAGGAGGAATACACACTCAATTCCTGGGGCCGCGCCTGGATCAGGAGCTGA
- a CDS encoding aldehyde dehydrogenase family protein, with amino-acid sequence MTTQSLAPYAINGDQYINGTWRAGRSARRLDDRNPFNGEQLLEMPLASIADLDDAYQAAHQAQAAWAQLHPTQRGAQLEKLAQVIQNRREEIIDWLIHESGSTRIKASMEWQFTLNLVRECTTMPMQVEGRILTSYKPGEQSFVFREPLGVVGVISPWNFPLYLSMRSVVPALALGNTIVLKPASDTAVTGGLLIAHLFEEAGFPEGSLNVVVGAGSEIGDAFVEHPVPSLISFTGSTDVGRNVGRIATGGKHIKRVALELGGNAPLVVLDDADIEVAAHAAVVGRFLHQGQICMSVNRVIVDRSLYADFAALVVERVRNLKTGDPTKADTVIGPVVNQSQLDGLLRKLDGARNAGLKQLCGGPASGLVLPAHVFGEVEADQELARDETFGPLLPLLVAENETHALALANASEYGLSSAVFTRDMARGLNFARGIVAGMTHINDITVDDQPNAPFGGEKNSGLGRFNGHYALDEFTRAHWVTWQPGGHHYPF; translated from the coding sequence ATGACGACTCAATCGCTCGCGCCCTACGCCATCAATGGCGACCAATACATCAACGGCACCTGGCGTGCAGGGCGCTCCGCACGCCGCCTGGACGACCGCAACCCCTTCAACGGCGAACAGCTACTGGAGATGCCCCTGGCCTCGATTGCCGATCTCGACGACGCCTATCAGGCCGCGCACCAGGCTCAGGCAGCCTGGGCACAGCTGCACCCCACCCAGCGCGGTGCACAACTTGAAAAGCTCGCCCAGGTCATCCAGAACCGCCGTGAAGAAATCATCGACTGGCTGATCCACGAGTCCGGCAGCACCCGGATCAAGGCGAGCATGGAATGGCAATTCACGCTGAACCTGGTGCGCGAATGCACGACGATGCCGATGCAGGTCGAAGGTCGGATCCTGACCAGCTACAAGCCCGGCGAACAGAGTTTTGTCTTCCGTGAACCCTTGGGTGTGGTGGGCGTGATCAGCCCATGGAATTTCCCGCTGTACCTGAGCATGCGCTCGGTGGTGCCGGCACTGGCCCTGGGCAACACGATCGTGCTCAAGCCCGCCAGCGACACCGCGGTGACCGGCGGTCTGCTGATTGCCCACCTGTTCGAAGAAGCCGGCTTCCCCGAGGGTTCGCTCAACGTCGTGGTCGGCGCCGGCTCGGAAATCGGCGATGCCTTTGTCGAGCACCCGGTGCCGAGCCTGATTTCCTTCACCGGTTCGACGGATGTGGGGCGCAATGTCGGCCGTATTGCCACCGGGGGCAAACACATCAAGCGCGTGGCCCTGGAACTGGGCGGCAACGCGCCGCTGGTGGTGCTGGATGACGCCGACATTGAAGTTGCGGCGCACGCCGCAGTGGTCGGGCGTTTCCTGCACCAGGGGCAGATCTGCATGAGCGTCAACCGGGTAATCGTCGACCGCTCGCTGTATGCCGATTTCGCGGCGCTGGTGGTGGAGCGCGTGCGCAACCTCAAGACGGGTGACCCGACCAAGGCAGACACGGTGATCGGGCCAGTGGTCAATCAGAGCCAGCTCGATGGCCTGCTGCGTAAGCTCGATGGCGCCCGGAATGCCGGCCTCAAGCAGCTTTGCGGCGGCCCGGCCTCCGGGCTGGTGCTGCCGGCCCATGTGTTCGGTGAAGTGGAAGCCGATCAGGAGCTGGCCCGCGATGAAACGTTCGGCCCCCTGCTGCCGCTGCTGGTCGCAGAAAACGAAACCCATGCATTGGCGTTGGCGAACGCCAGCGAGTATGGCCTGTCCAGCGCCGTGTTCACCCGGGACATGGCCCGCGGCTTGAACTTCGCCCGCGGCATTGTGGCGGGCATGACCCATATCAACGACATCACCGTCGATGACCAACCCAATGCCCCGTTCGGCGGTGAGAAGAATTCCGGCCTCGGTCGCTTCAACGGTCACTATGCCCTGGATGAGTTTACCCGTGCCCATTGGGTGACCTGGCAGCCCGGAGGCCATCACTACCCGTTCTGA
- a CDS encoding helix-turn-helix domain-containing protein — translation MNHLACVSTEQVVRSDRLMKWKEFMSDHLGRTPDYIKRLESTFIDPLHDTNFQGRLEYGDLGQLRFCRMTASAHRYSRHLSKAVDALDTPRMLIMQVAGVSHFEQGQQSSVLAPDEMLLVDCGKPFNVTSTQGCEHFILLFQGAPGQPGQTGDMHLNGRNGLGRMLMHLISDAYNQYPLLNNHSAGLIGDSITGLLDNALKNKQEEKQLEHDFRFFKQNRLKAYIERHLADRDLTIERIANAEQCSVRSLHRAFQDELGCSVSEYIWQRRLSRCAEDLRNREHAHRSLTEIAYAWGYGSSSHFSRHFKSTFGMSPRLFRDTASDSREKSTAA, via the coding sequence ATGAACCATTTAGCCTGCGTGTCCACCGAGCAAGTTGTTCGCTCCGATCGCCTGATGAAGTGGAAAGAGTTCATGAGCGATCACCTGGGGCGCACGCCGGACTATATAAAACGGCTGGAATCGACGTTCATCGACCCGCTGCATGACACTAACTTCCAGGGACGGCTGGAGTACGGTGACTTGGGCCAACTGCGTTTCTGTCGGATGACCGCCAGCGCCCATCGATATTCGCGCCACCTGAGCAAAGCGGTCGACGCCCTCGACACACCGCGCATGTTGATCATGCAGGTGGCGGGTGTCAGTCATTTCGAGCAGGGCCAGCAAAGCAGCGTGCTGGCCCCTGACGAAATGCTCCTGGTCGACTGCGGCAAACCTTTCAACGTGACCAGCACGCAGGGTTGCGAACATTTCATCCTCCTGTTCCAAGGGGCACCCGGGCAGCCGGGGCAAACAGGCGACATGCACCTCAACGGTCGCAATGGACTGGGGCGGATGCTCATGCACCTGATCAGCGATGCCTACAACCAATACCCCTTGCTGAACAACCATTCGGCCGGGCTGATCGGCGACAGCATCACCGGGCTGCTGGATAACGCGCTGAAGAACAAACAGGAAGAAAAGCAACTCGAACACGACTTCCGCTTCTTCAAGCAGAACCGCCTCAAGGCGTACATCGAACGCCACTTGGCCGACCGCGACCTGACCATCGAACGCATCGCCAACGCCGAACAATGCTCGGTACGCAGCCTGCACCGCGCCTTCCAGGATGAACTGGGGTGCAGTGTCAGCGAATACATCTGGCAGCGGCGCCTATCCCGTTGTGCCGAAGACCTGCGCAACCGGGAACATGCCCACCGCTCGCTCACCGAGATCGCCTACGCCTGGGGTTATGGCAGCAGTTCCCACTTCAGCCGACATTTCAAATCGACGTTCGGCATGTCACCCAGGCTGTTCCGCGACACCGCGAGCGACAGCCGAGAGAAATCGACAGCGGCTTGA
- a CDS encoding efflux transporter outer membrane subunit has translation MIKFRWPLLAILTLLGGCMNLAPQYERPEAPVSEQWLPVASTPKGEVRADIEWQNFFTDSRLARLQSLALSNNRDLRLAVLNVEKAQAQYRIQRAESLPSIDASVSGTHSRTPGSLSNTGSAATTHDYSAQLGLSSYEVDLFGRVQNLQDEALEDYLALTETRRSTQISLVAEVATAWLTLAADNERLHLAQETLRSQQATYELTQRSHALGGSSGLSVAQAQTTVESARVDAAAYESQILQDRNALRLLVGSDIPEELLPGAYLESAAALVQVPADLPSSLLQRRPDVLAAEHTLKSANIDIGAARAAFFPSISLTANAGSSSSALSGLFKSGSGAWTFAPSISLPIFDAGSNRATLDSAKTEREIQVQTYQQTLQSAFKEVADALAERSTLDRRIEAQQALTDASRKSFELSDALYRGGSQSYLEALDAQRSLYSAQQDLITLRLTEQSNRVTLYKVMGGGWN, from the coding sequence ATGATCAAGTTCCGCTGGCCATTGCTGGCCATCCTCACGCTGCTCGGTGGCTGCATGAATCTGGCGCCGCAGTATGAACGCCCTGAGGCGCCGGTCTCCGAGCAATGGCTGCCGGTCGCCAGCACGCCCAAGGGCGAGGTGAGGGCCGATATCGAGTGGCAAAATTTCTTCACCGACAGCCGCCTGGCGCGCTTGCAGTCCTTGGCGCTGAGCAACAACCGCGACCTGCGCCTGGCGGTCCTGAACGTTGAAAAGGCCCAGGCGCAATACCGCATCCAGCGGGCTGAGTCCTTGCCGTCGATCGATGCCAGTGTCAGTGGCACCCACAGTCGTACGCCCGGCTCGTTGTCCAACACGGGCTCGGCGGCGACCACCCATGACTACAGTGCGCAACTGGGGCTGAGCAGTTATGAAGTGGACCTGTTTGGACGGGTGCAGAACCTTCAGGACGAAGCGCTGGAAGATTATCTGGCCCTGACCGAAACCCGGCGCAGCACGCAGATCAGCCTGGTGGCCGAAGTGGCGACGGCCTGGTTGACCCTGGCGGCCGACAACGAGCGCCTGCACCTGGCCCAGGAGACCTTGCGCAGCCAGCAGGCGACCTACGAACTGACCCAGCGCAGCCACGCCTTGGGCGGCTCGTCCGGCCTGTCCGTGGCCCAGGCGCAAACCACCGTGGAGTCGGCGCGGGTCGACGCGGCGGCGTATGAAAGCCAGATCCTGCAGGATCGCAACGCATTGCGCCTGCTGGTGGGCAGCGACATTCCCGAAGAGTTGTTGCCGGGCGCGTACCTGGAGTCGGCCGCGGCGCTGGTGCAGGTGCCGGCAGACCTGCCTTCCAGCCTGTTGCAACGACGCCCTGATGTGCTGGCCGCGGAGCATACGCTCAAGTCGGCCAATATCGACATCGGCGCCGCCCGTGCGGCGTTCTTTCCCAGCATCAGCCTGACGGCCAACGCCGGTTCCTCAAGCTCGGCCTTGTCTGGCCTGTTCAAGTCCGGCAGTGGCGCCTGGACGTTTGCCCCGAGCATCAGCCTGCCGATCTTCGATGCCGGCAGTAACCGCGCGACCCTGGACTCGGCCAAGACCGAGCGCGAGATCCAGGTGCAGACCTACCAGCAAACATTGCAGAGCGCCTTCAAGGAAGTGGCCGATGCCCTGGCGGAGCGCAGCACGCTGGATCGCCGCATCGAGGCCCAGCAGGCGTTGACCGACGCCAGCCGCAAGAGCTTCGAACTCTCCGACGCGTTATACCGTGGCGGTTCGCAAAGCTATCTCGAAGCCCTGGACGCCCAGCGCTCCCTGTACAGCGCGCAACAGGACCTGATCACCCTGCGCCTGACTGAACAGAGCAACCGCGTGACGTTGTACAAGGTGATGGGCGGCGGCTGGAACTAA
- a CDS encoding efflux RND transporter permease subunit: MARFFIDRPIFAWVIAIVIMLAGALSISQLPLEQYPDIAPPTVRISATYTGASAKTVEDSVTQVIEQQMKGLDNLTYMSASSSSDGSASISLTFTAGTNPDVAQMQVQNKLQQAESRLPQSVQSEGLTVTKGGSDFLMIAALASDNPSVTGTQIGDYISSTLLDSISRIDGVGDVQTLGSGYAMRIWLDPALLEKYALMPSDVSTALEAQNTEVSAGQLGAMPAVKGQQLNATISARSKLQTVEEFRNVVVKSTSDGAVVLLGDVARVELGSESYDVTSALNGKPAAAMGVQLAAGANALNVGEAVKAKLKELEPFYPTEMQLKNVIAYDTTPFVSLSIEEVVKSLGEAIVLVVLIMFLFLQNLRATLIPAITVPVVLLGTFGVLALFGYSINTLTMFAMVLAIGLLVDDAIVVVENVERVMDEQGLSALDATRRSMDEITSALVGIALVLSAVFIPMAFFGGSTGVIYRQFSVTIVSAMVLSVLVAMTLTPALCATLLKPSDGQGHGAQRGFFGWFNRTFERTAEAYKRQVGGILQRGRVGWLVYGLVLLVMAAGYFSLPTSFLPDEDQGILMAQVQLPVGATDSRTQAVVKQFESYLLEQPEVEALISISGLGMNGNSQNSARAFIRLKDWSERTGAGQDAASFAQRATMALSSIGDANVFVMQPPAVRGLGQTSGFDVQLKDLAGLGHDTLVAAREKLIELANQDPRLLGVRSNGLDDAPQLKVSIDDRKAGALGLSTSDINTTLSTALGGTYVNDFLNQGRVKKVYVQGEAAARMQAADLEHWFVRNSNDEMVPFSSFASSSWSYGSPLLERYNGNASLEVVGDPAPGVSSGDAMDAVEALIKQLPEGIGYEWTGQSYQLRLSGSQAPLLYGISVLFVFLCLAALYESWSVPFSVMLVVPLGVVGAVLATRVSGLSNDVYFQVGLLTTVGLAAKNAILIVEFAKHLQEQGNSLREATLIAVRQRLRPILMTSLAFMFGVLPLALSSGAGSAGRQAIGTGVLGGMLSATVLGIFFVPLFFVQIRRRFARVSTASTSVPSAQSGDA, translated from the coding sequence ATGGCGCGTTTCTTTATCGACCGACCGATTTTTGCCTGGGTCATCGCCATCGTCATCATGCTTGCTGGCGCCTTGTCCATCAGCCAGTTGCCCTTGGAGCAATATCCGGACATCGCGCCGCCGACGGTGCGCATTTCCGCGACCTACACCGGCGCCTCGGCCAAGACCGTGGAAGACTCGGTGACCCAGGTCATCGAACAGCAAATGAAGGGCCTGGATAACCTGACCTACATGTCGGCCTCCAGCAGCTCTGATGGCAGCGCCAGCATCAGCCTGACCTTCACCGCCGGCACCAACCCGGACGTGGCCCAGATGCAAGTGCAGAACAAGCTGCAACAGGCCGAGTCGAGGTTGCCGCAGTCGGTGCAAAGCGAGGGCCTGACCGTGACCAAGGGCGGTTCGGACTTCCTGATGATTGCCGCCCTGGCGTCCGACAATCCGAGCGTCACCGGCACGCAGATCGGCGACTACATTTCCAGCACGCTGCTCGATTCCATCAGCCGCATCGACGGTGTCGGCGACGTGCAGACATTGGGCTCCGGCTATGCCATGCGCATCTGGCTGGACCCGGCCTTGCTGGAAAAATACGCGCTGATGCCTTCGGATGTCAGCACTGCCCTGGAGGCGCAGAACACCGAAGTTTCTGCCGGCCAGCTCGGCGCCATGCCGGCGGTGAAGGGGCAGCAGTTGAACGCCACCATCAGCGCCCGCAGCAAGCTGCAAACCGTCGAGGAGTTTCGCAATGTGGTGGTCAAGTCCACCAGCGACGGTGCGGTGGTGCTGCTTGGGGATGTGGCGCGGGTTGAATTGGGCAGCGAAAGCTACGACGTAACCTCCGCCCTCAACGGCAAACCCGCTGCCGCCATGGGCGTCCAGCTCGCCGCCGGGGCCAACGCCCTGAACGTGGGAGAAGCGGTGAAGGCCAAGCTCAAGGAGCTGGAGCCGTTCTATCCGACCGAGATGCAACTCAAGAACGTGATCGCCTACGACACCACACCCTTTGTCAGCCTGTCCATCGAAGAGGTGGTCAAGTCCTTGGGCGAGGCGATTGTCCTGGTCGTGCTGATCATGTTCCTCTTCCTGCAGAACCTGCGGGCCACGTTGATCCCCGCGATCACGGTGCCGGTGGTGCTGCTGGGGACATTCGGCGTGCTGGCGCTGTTCGGTTATTCGATCAACACCCTGACCATGTTCGCCATGGTCCTGGCCATCGGCCTGTTGGTGGACGACGCGATCGTGGTGGTGGAGAACGTCGAGCGGGTGATGGACGAGCAGGGGCTGTCGGCCCTGGACGCCACGCGCCGGTCGATGGATGAAATTACCAGCGCCTTGGTCGGCATCGCCCTGGTGCTCAGTGCGGTGTTCATTCCCATGGCGTTTTTTGGCGGTTCTACAGGCGTTATCTACCGGCAGTTTTCGGTCACCATCGTCTCGGCCATGGTGCTCTCGGTGCTCGTCGCCATGACGCTGACGCCGGCATTGTGCGCGACCCTGCTCAAGCCCTCCGATGGTCAGGGCCATGGCGCTCAACGCGGATTCTTCGGCTGGTTCAACCGCACGTTCGAGCGCACTGCCGAGGCCTATAAACGCCAGGTGGGGGGCATTTTGCAGCGCGGGCGTGTCGGTTGGCTGGTGTATGGGTTGGTGCTGCTGGTGATGGCCGCCGGTTATTTCAGCCTGCCGACTTCGTTCCTGCCTGACGAGGACCAAGGCATTCTCATGGCCCAGGTGCAGTTGCCGGTCGGGGCCACGGACAGCCGCACGCAAGCGGTGGTCAAGCAATTCGAAAGCTACCTGCTGGAACAGCCGGAAGTCGAAGCACTGATCAGCATTTCCGGCCTGGGCATGAACGGCAACAGCCAGAACAGCGCCCGTGCATTTATCCGCCTCAAGGATTGGAGCGAGCGTACGGGAGCGGGGCAGGATGCGGCGTCCTTCGCCCAGCGCGCGACCATGGCACTGTCGAGCATCGGCGATGCCAATGTGTTCGTCATGCAACCGCCGGCCGTACGCGGTTTGGGGCAGACGTCTGGCTTCGATGTACAACTCAAGGACCTCGCCGGCTTGGGGCATGACACGCTGGTGGCGGCGCGGGAAAAACTCATCGAGCTGGCCAACCAGGACCCTCGCTTGCTCGGCGTACGCAGCAATGGCCTGGACGACGCTCCGCAGCTCAAGGTCAGCATCGATGATCGCAAGGCCGGGGCCTTGGGCCTGAGCACCAGCGACATCAACACCACGCTGTCCACGGCGTTGGGCGGCACGTACGTCAATGACTTCCTCAACCAGGGGCGGGTGAAGAAGGTCTATGTCCAGGGCGAGGCCGCGGCGCGGATGCAGGCCGCTGACCTGGAGCACTGGTTTGTGCGCAACAGCAACGATGAAATGGTGCCGTTTTCCTCGTTCGCCAGCAGTTCCTGGAGCTACGGCTCGCCGTTGCTGGAACGCTACAACGGCAACGCCTCGCTGGAGGTGGTTGGCGATCCGGCGCCCGGCGTCAGTTCCGGGGACGCCATGGACGCGGTGGAAGCGTTGATCAAGCAATTGCCGGAGGGCATCGGCTACGAGTGGACCGGGCAGTCCTATCAGTTGCGCCTTTCCGGTTCGCAGGCGCCATTGCTGTACGGGATTTCGGTGCTGTTCGTGTTCCTCTGCCTCGCTGCGCTCTATGAGAGTTGGTCGGTACCTTTCTCGGTGATGCTGGTGGTGCCGCTGGGGGTAGTGGGCGCGGTGCTGGCCACGCGTGTCAGTGGCTTGAGCAACGACGTGTACTTTCAGGTCGGGTTGTTGACCACCGTGGGGTTGGCGGCCAAGAACGCGATTCTGATCGTCGAGTTTGCCAAGCACCTGCAAGAACAGGGCAACAGCTTGCGCGAGGCGACGCTGATCGCCGTGCGCCAACGCCTGCGGCCGATTCTCATGACGTCCCTGGCCTTCATGTTCGGCGTCTTGCCCCTGGCCCTGAGTAGCGGCGCCGGTTCCGCCGGACGCCAGGCCATCGGTACCGGTGTGCTGGGCGGCATGTTGTCCGCCACGGTGCTTGGGATCTTCTTCGTCCCGTTGTTTTTCGTGCAGATTCGCCGGCGTTTCGCCCGCGTTTCCACGGCTTCGACCTCTGTTCCATCCGCCCAGTCAGGTGACGCATGA